The following are encoded together in the Cheilinus undulatus linkage group 3, ASM1832078v1, whole genome shotgun sequence genome:
- the LOC121504099 gene encoding neuronal vesicle trafficking-associated protein 1-like isoform X1 has product MVKLGNNFSEKNNGKVVSEDGFDTIPLITPLDASQLQFPPPDKVVVKTKADYDGEGKKGKLRSPKIAEFSISIIEGVSERLKVTLLVICALAFLVCVVFLVVYKVYQYEQPCPDSFVYTQGRCMPAGMYGGYPPQGPGGRGRLFTLINHYNLAKQTITRSVSPWMTIMSEEKVTQQETETAQKLA; this is encoded by the exons ATGGTTAAACTAGGAAATAATTTCAGCGAGAAAAATAACGGGAAGGTGGTTTCTGAAGACGGTTTTGACACCATTCCTCTTATAACACCGTTAGATGCCAGTCAGCTGCAGTTCCCTCCACCTGATAAG GTGGTGGTAAAGACAAAGGCAGACTATGATGGGGAAGGCAAGAAGGGAAAGCTACGATCTCCCAAAATTGCGGAGTTCTCCATAAGCATCATTGAAGGTGTATCTGAGAGACTCAAA GTGACCTTGCTGGTGATATGTGCCCTGGCTTTCCTGGTTTGTGTGGTGTTTCTGGTCGTCTACAAGGTTTATCAGTATGAGCAGCCCTGCCCTGACAGCTTTGTTTACACG CAAGGCCGCTGTATGCCTGCTGGGATGTATGGCGGCTACCCCCCTCAGGGTCCTGGGGGCCGCGGACGCCTCTTCACCCTCATCAACCACTACAACCTCGCCAAGCAGACCATCACTCGTTCAGTGTCTCCGTGGATGACTATCATGTCTGAGGAGAAGGTCACACAGCAGGAGACGGAGACGGCCCAGAAACTGGCTTAA
- the LOC121504099 gene encoding neuronal vesicle trafficking-associated protein 1-like isoform X2 yields MVKLGNNFSEKNNGKVVSEDGFDTIPLITPLDASQLQFPPPDKVVVKTKADYDGEGKKGKLRSPKIAEFSISIIEGVSERLKVTLLVICALAFLVCVVFLVVYKVYQYEQPCPDSFVYTAAVCLLGCMAATPLRVLGAADASSPSSTTTTSPSRPSLVQCLRG; encoded by the exons ATGGTTAAACTAGGAAATAATTTCAGCGAGAAAAATAACGGGAAGGTGGTTTCTGAAGACGGTTTTGACACCATTCCTCTTATAACACCGTTAGATGCCAGTCAGCTGCAGTTCCCTCCACCTGATAAG GTGGTGGTAAAGACAAAGGCAGACTATGATGGGGAAGGCAAGAAGGGAAAGCTACGATCTCCCAAAATTGCGGAGTTCTCCATAAGCATCATTGAAGGTGTATCTGAGAGACTCAAA GTGACCTTGCTGGTGATATGTGCCCTGGCTTTCCTGGTTTGTGTGGTGTTTCTGGTCGTCTACAAGGTTTATCAGTATGAGCAGCCCTGCCCTGACAGCTTTGTTTACACG GCCGCTGTATGCCTGCTGGGATGTATGGCGGCTACCCCCCTCAGGGTCCTGGGGGCCGCGGACGCCTCTTCACCCTCATCAACCACTACAACCTCGCCAAGCAGACCATCACTCGTTCAGTGTCTCCGTGGATGA